Proteins found in one Pontibacter sp. SGAir0037 genomic segment:
- a CDS encoding VWA domain-containing protein produces MALLYPTFLYALTAIAIPVILHLAQLRRAKRINFSNVRFIQASKDVTASQRNLKEVLILLCRICFITFLVLAFAQPFLPASESTVPTDTSQVTIAVDNSYSMQNMQDEQDISLLTAAVDQAKSVIDLFPASTSFGLLSGNNISRSGTVPASDAASKLDELDYVANANLGLQNRNNEAEHLFYFSDFQKSTFSPALLSQFDSTKQLHLIPLKADGISNITIDTVYLEDEFLRAGGDNTLHVRIYNTGVTAVEDCAVKLIIGGRQTSALSLDLPPQQATEAVLNFKFSGDISQSASIEIEDFPVEFDNVYYFTLAPSQRIEITELADRTGSPLQRLYNNESFFRLIQFNANNMDYARASSSNAIVLNGLPVISPAILSTVNSFVQAGGTVIVIPPANGDANSYKSLFQALSIPADFNNATATTAKANIAAPASDNPFFRSIFADYDPKMQMPAAVRQLSWSRASDDILKFRGGAPFLSRFNRGQGQVFLMASTLNEQYSELAGHALFVPIMYRLAIASYKQEQQLAYSLAGGTIHVPAVPSVKKEGIYKLAKDSLEFIPDQQVREDRVFFDIPAEMDEAGVYEVRLGDSTITRLAFNYDKKESFLEQYSPDELRGMLRQDQQHIHVYNYGDTFSVKGEFEKRFFGVKLWKYCLILCLFFLMAEIALIRFL; encoded by the coding sequence ATGGCTTTACTATACCCTACTTTTCTTTACGCTCTTACAGCTATTGCTATACCCGTCATTCTGCACTTGGCTCAATTAAGACGTGCTAAAAGAATCAACTTTAGCAATGTAAGGTTTATTCAGGCTTCGAAAGATGTAACAGCAAGTCAGCGGAATCTAAAGGAGGTACTCATCCTGCTGTGTAGAATATGTTTTATTACCTTTCTTGTGCTTGCATTTGCACAGCCTTTCTTGCCGGCCTCTGAATCTACTGTACCTACAGATACCTCACAGGTAACTATTGCAGTAGACAATTCCTATAGCATGCAGAATATGCAAGATGAGCAGGACATATCTTTACTAACTGCAGCCGTAGATCAGGCTAAGTCAGTTATTGATCTTTTTCCGGCTTCTACCTCTTTTGGGTTGTTATCAGGGAATAATATAAGCCGATCGGGTACTGTACCTGCCAGTGATGCAGCTTCTAAGCTGGATGAACTTGATTATGTAGCTAACGCTAACTTAGGTCTGCAAAACAGGAACAATGAAGCGGAGCATCTGTTTTACTTTTCAGACTTTCAGAAGAGTACCTTTTCGCCTGCTTTACTTTCTCAATTTGATTCTACAAAACAGCTCCATCTGATTCCTTTAAAAGCAGATGGAATTTCTAATATAACTATTGATACTGTATATCTGGAGGATGAGTTCTTAAGAGCCGGAGGAGATAATACCTTACACGTTCGTATTTATAATACTGGAGTCACAGCAGTGGAGGACTGTGCTGTAAAACTAATTATAGGTGGCCGGCAAACCTCTGCACTAAGTCTTGACTTACCACCACAGCAGGCTACAGAGGCTGTTCTTAACTTTAAGTTTAGTGGTGACATCAGCCAGAGTGCTTCTATCGAGATTGAGGATTTCCCGGTTGAATTCGATAATGTTTACTATTTTACACTGGCCCCATCTCAAAGAATAGAAATAACTGAACTTGCCGATCGTACAGGTAGTCCTCTGCAAAGGCTATATAACAATGAGTCGTTTTTCAGGCTAATACAGTTTAATGCTAATAATATGGATTATGCGCGTGCCAGCAGCTCGAATGCTATTGTTTTGAACGGTTTGCCTGTTATTTCTCCGGCCATCCTGTCTACAGTTAACAGCTTTGTGCAGGCAGGAGGCACGGTTATAGTTATACCTCCGGCAAATGGCGATGCTAATAGTTATAAATCTCTATTCCAGGCATTGAGCATACCTGCCGATTTTAACAATGCTACAGCAACTACAGCTAAAGCAAACATTGCTGCCCCTGCTTCAGATAACCCTTTCTTCAGAAGCATTTTTGCAGATTACGACCCTAAAATGCAAATGCCGGCAGCGGTAAGGCAGCTATCCTGGTCAAGAGCCTCAGATGATATTCTAAAGTTCAGAGGCGGTGCGCCGTTTCTATCCCGCTTCAATCGTGGGCAGGGACAAGTCTTTCTAATGGCATCAACTTTAAATGAACAATATAGTGAACTGGCAGGGCATGCCTTATTTGTGCCTATTATGTATCGTTTAGCAATTGCCAGCTACAAACAGGAACAGCAGTTGGCTTACTCCCTGGCAGGCGGTACCATTCATGTTCCGGCAGTACCTTCTGTTAAAAAGGAAGGTATTTATAAACTAGCAAAGGATAGCCTGGAGTTCATACCTGACCAGCAGGTAAGAGAGGACAGGGTGTTTTTTGATATTCCTGCCGAAATGGATGAAGCAGGAGTTTATGAGGTGCGTCTGGGGGATTCAACCATTACAAGACTTGCCTTTAACTACGATAAGAAAGAGTCTTTTCTGGAGCAATATTCACCCGATGAATTAAGGGGTATGCTGCGTCAGGATCAGCAGCATATTCATGTCTATAACTACGGCGACACATTTTCTGTGAAAGGAGAGTTCGAAAAAAGATTTTTTGGCGTAAAGCTTTGGAAATATTGCCTAATATTGTGTTTGTTTTTCCTGATGGCAGAAATAGCACTTATTAGATTCCTCTAG
- a CDS encoding glycosyltransferase family 2 protein: MQYPYDISVVVPLFNEEESLPELVRWIRRVMHAHSFSYEIILIDDGSTDRSWEVIADLSEEDKSIKGVSFNRNYGKSAALHVGFQRCVGEVVITMDADLQDSPEEIPALYDMIKHQKYDLVSGWKQKRFDPISKTVPSKLFNAATRKLSGIELHDFNCGLKAYRQLVVKTIEVHGEMHRYIPVLAKWNGFSRIGEKVVQHQERKYGTTKFGLERFIYGFLDLLSITFVSRFKKRPMHFFGTMGTLSFIVGLGITIWLIMQKVFRLYPDGRARDVVDQPLFFLALVAVIVGVQLFLAGFLAEMISLGSRNKNEYLIRERIGAFQK, translated from the coding sequence ATGCAATATCCTTATGATATTTCGGTAGTGGTTCCTCTTTTTAACGAAGAGGAATCGCTGCCTGAACTGGTGCGTTGGATCAGACGTGTGATGCACGCACACAGTTTTTCTTACGAAATAATTTTGATTGATGATGGCAGTACCGACCGCTCCTGGGAGGTGATTGCTGATCTTAGTGAAGAAGATAAGTCAATTAAAGGTGTTAGCTTTAACAGGAACTATGGTAAGTCCGCTGCTCTGCACGTTGGTTTCCAGCGATGCGTAGGAGAAGTGGTGATTACCATGGATGCCGATTTACAGGATAGTCCTGAAGAAATCCCGGCGCTATATGATATGATTAAACACCAAAAGTATGATCTGGTGTCGGGCTGGAAGCAGAAGCGTTTTGATCCTATCAGTAAAACTGTTCCTTCCAAACTATTTAACGCAGCTACCAGAAAGCTTTCAGGAATAGAACTACACGATTTTAATTGTGGCCTTAAAGCTTATCGGCAGTTAGTGGTTAAAACAATAGAAGTGCATGGGGAAATGCACCGCTATATACCTGTTTTGGCTAAATGGAACGGCTTTTCTCGCATTGGAGAGAAGGTAGTGCAGCACCAGGAGCGGAAATACGGCACTACCAAATTTGGTCTCGAACGTTTTATATACGGTTTCCTGGACCTGCTTTCCATTACATTTGTCTCCCGCTTCAAAAAACGGCCCATGCACTTTTTCGGTACAATGGGGACATTATCATTTATAGTTGGTCTGGGTATAACTATCTGGCTGATCATGCAGAAGGTGTTCAGGCTGTATCCGGATGGGCGTGCGCGAGATGTGGTTGATCAACCTCTTTTCTTTTTAGCCCTGGTAGCGGTGATAGTGGGAGTACAACTATTCCTAGCAGGATTTCTGGCAGAAATGATTTCATTGGGAAGCAGAAATAAAAACGAGTACCTGATCAGGGAGCGAATTGGTGCTTTTCAGAAGTAA
- a CDS encoding DUF4199 domain-containing protein: MDTITEKQPSVSSVALKYGLIFGLISVVYSLILMLADLGTNKWLGGLGYIILIVAIVVAIKEFKQRSGGFMSYGQGLGIGTLISAVVGLLGGIFMWAYTSFVDTNYMSNMMEQQRIELENRGMSDEQIDAALEMGQKFQGPLITIFAALIGYVIIGFIISLIISAIMKNTRPEFE, from the coding sequence ATGGACACAATTACTGAAAAGCAGCCTTCCGTATCCTCTGTAGCACTTAAATACGGCTTAATCTTTGGATTGATCAGCGTAGTTTATTCACTGATTCTGATGCTTGCCGATTTAGGCACAAATAAATGGCTAGGTGGGCTTGGTTATATAATTTTGATTGTTGCCATTGTTGTTGCCATTAAAGAATTTAAACAGCGAAGCGGGGGCTTTATGTCCTACGGGCAGGGCTTGGGAATAGGTACTTTAATTTCAGCTGTGGTAGGCCTATTGGGTGGAATATTTATGTGGGCGTACACCTCGTTCGTCGATACTAATTATATGAGTAATATGATGGAGCAGCAACGAATAGAATTAGAAAACAGGGGCATGAGTGATGAGCAAATTGATGCAGCACTAGAAATGGGGCAAAAGTTCCAAGGTCCATTAATCACTATTTTTGCAGCATTAATAGGTTATGTAATCATTGGTTTTATTATTTCCCTTATTATATCCGCTATTATGAAAAATACGCGGCCGGAATTTGAGTAA
- a CDS encoding dihydroorotase, whose amino-acid sequence MKVLLRAAQIINPDSAYHLQTQNILIENGKILYIGTDEPEADTLIAADGLCVSAGWVDLHAFVGEPGLEHKEDLETAAAAAAAGGFTEILCLPNVQPVVQTKGAVSFLRNRTAHLPVTLHPAAALTVDTEGKDLTEMIDLHTAGAVAFTDGIKPLQGADVMLKALQYVQMFDGLLMNKPEHTRLTDHGQMHEGQVSTLLGMKGIPAMAEEIMVTRDLQLLAYTGGKLHFSLISTAASVEAIRKAKAEGLQVTCDVASYQAAFTDETIAPFDTNYKVAPPFRSEKDAAALVQGLEDGTIDALVSAHIPHDTESKKLEFDLADFGITNLETAFSVAYTSLSDTLSLEKIIYKLTDGPRQVLSLPKPAIAEGEEANLTIFSPVLGWTPDQDTVKSKSFNSPFFGVNLKGKVLGIIHKGQVVLN is encoded by the coding sequence ATGAAAGTACTTCTTCGAGCAGCACAAATTATTAACCCCGATTCAGCATATCATTTACAAACACAGAATATACTTATCGAAAATGGTAAGATTCTATACATTGGCACAGATGAACCTGAGGCTGACACACTGATTGCAGCAGATGGCTTATGTGTATCAGCAGGTTGGGTTGATTTACATGCCTTCGTAGGTGAGCCGGGGCTGGAGCATAAAGAAGATCTGGAGACAGCCGCTGCAGCTGCTGCAGCCGGGGGCTTTACAGAAATATTATGTTTGCCTAATGTACAGCCTGTTGTTCAGACAAAAGGCGCGGTTAGCTTTTTAAGAAACAGAACTGCACATTTACCTGTTACTCTGCACCCGGCCGCAGCACTTACTGTTGATACAGAAGGTAAAGACCTGACAGAGATGATAGATCTTCACACGGCAGGGGCAGTAGCTTTTACAGATGGCATAAAACCTTTGCAAGGTGCAGACGTCATGCTGAAGGCTTTGCAGTATGTGCAGATGTTTGATGGTTTATTGATGAACAAACCCGAACATACCCGCCTGACAGATCATGGGCAGATGCATGAAGGACAGGTAAGTACATTGTTAGGTATGAAAGGCATACCTGCCATGGCTGAAGAAATAATGGTAACCCGCGATTTACAGTTGTTGGCATATACAGGCGGTAAGCTGCATTTTTCGCTGATTTCCACTGCTGCTTCGGTTGAGGCTATTCGTAAAGCAAAAGCAGAAGGGCTGCAGGTTACCTGCGATGTAGCCAGTTACCAGGCAGCTTTTACAGACGAAACCATTGCTCCATTTGATACAAACTATAAAGTAGCTCCTCCCTTCAGAAGCGAAAAAGATGCTGCTGCCCTGGTACAAGGACTTGAGGATGGCACCATAGATGCCTTGGTATCTGCACATATACCACATGATACCGAATCCAAAAAGCTTGAATTTGACTTAGCCGATTTTGGCATAACAAATTTGGAAACGGCTTTTTCAGTTGCCTATACTTCTTTGTCAGATACCTTATCCCTGGAAAAGATAATCTATAAACTGACAGATGGGCCACGTCAGGTCTTAAGTTTGCCAAAACCTGCTATTGCCGAAGGAGAGGAGGCTAATCTTACTATCTTTAGCCCTGTCCTTGGCTGGACACCAGATCAGGATACCGTAAAGTCTAAATCATTTAATAGTCCGTTTTTTGGTGTTAATCTAAAAGGAAAAGTCCTTGGTATAATTCATAAAGGGCAAGTAGTCCTTAATTAA
- a CDS encoding DUF4199 domain-containing protein, with translation MFDQGIARVGVRYGVLSGVACFALVIVMHLVGFNPLAESGRITYLPIPVFLFLGIKYYKQFIDAELGFLRGLRVGVSVSFYTALTAAMLLFLFLYFAGDTIISDYIAESKRIMETQREMQVEALGEKLYEQTYAALDSVSASLLATSDFVTRFLAGFFIAIVAAVFFRK, from the coding sequence ATGTTTGATCAAGGTATTGCACGGGTTGGTGTGCGTTATGGAGTGCTTTCTGGAGTAGCATGTTTTGCTTTGGTGATCGTTATGCACCTGGTTGGGTTTAATCCCTTAGCGGAATCCGGACGTATTACTTATTTACCTATCCCGGTTTTTCTTTTTCTGGGGATAAAATATTATAAACAGTTTATAGATGCGGAACTGGGCTTTTTAAGGGGCTTACGTGTTGGTGTTTCCGTGTCATTCTATACTGCGCTAACAGCAGCTATGCTTCTGTTTCTGTTCTTATACTTTGCCGGAGATACAATCATTAGTGATTATATAGCTGAATCGAAGAGAATAATGGAAACGCAACGGGAGATGCAGGTAGAGGCGTTAGGAGAAAAATTATATGAACAAACATACGCTGCGCTCGATTCGGTAAGTGCTTCGTTGCTGGCAACTTCTGATTTTGTAACCAGGTTTCTGGCAGGTTTCTTTATTGCTATAGTAGCGGCCGTTTTCTTTAGAAAATAA
- a CDS encoding glycosyltransferase, with protein MGRQVVIVGPAHPLRGGGMSTFNERLAREFQEHGDEVEIVTFSLQYPAFLFPGKTQYSEEPAPQDLSIKVLINSVNPVSWIRTGNYIRRKKPDLVLFRYWLPFMGPCLGTIARLIRRNKVSKVLAITDNVVPHEKRPGDKLFTQYFLSSCHGFITMSRSVQQELKIFEPEKPAVYLPHPLYDNFGEAETREAACKALDLDPTFRYLLFFGFIRAYKGLDLLLQAMAELPLQQLPDVKLIVAGEFYEDAAPYHDLMEKLGLRDRLVLHTNFVPNAAVRHYFSAADLVVQPYKHATQSGVTQVAYHFNKPMVVTRVGGLAETVPDGKVGYVVEPQPQAIAEAINKFYTSDNTSGFAENISELKEQFSWKKFAQAVWDLATINK; from the coding sequence ATGGGTAGGCAAGTGGTGATAGTAGGACCTGCGCACCCGCTTCGGGGTGGTGGAATGTCTACTTTTAATGAGAGGCTGGCCAGAGAGTTTCAGGAACATGGAGATGAGGTGGAAATTGTTACTTTCAGCCTTCAGTATCCAGCTTTTTTGTTTCCTGGCAAAACGCAATATTCAGAGGAGCCTGCACCACAAGATCTATCTATCAAAGTTCTTATTAATTCTGTTAATCCAGTTAGCTGGATCAGAACAGGTAACTACATTCGCAGGAAAAAGCCTGATCTTGTGTTGTTCCGCTACTGGTTGCCTTTTATGGGACCTTGCCTGGGAACAATTGCCCGCCTTATCAGGCGAAACAAAGTCAGTAAAGTGCTGGCAATTACAGATAATGTTGTGCCGCATGAGAAACGGCCCGGCGATAAACTCTTTACGCAATACTTTCTTAGTTCCTGCCATGGTTTCATAACTATGTCGCGTTCAGTGCAGCAGGAACTTAAAATTTTTGAGCCGGAAAAACCTGCTGTATACCTGCCTCACCCGCTGTACGACAATTTCGGCGAAGCAGAGACAAGAGAAGCAGCCTGTAAAGCTCTGGACTTAGATCCAACTTTCCGGTACTTGCTCTTCTTTGGCTTTATTCGTGCCTATAAAGGTTTAGATCTGCTGCTACAGGCAATGGCAGAACTGCCACTTCAACAGCTACCGGATGTTAAATTGATTGTTGCCGGAGAGTTTTACGAAGATGCCGCACCATACCATGACTTAATGGAAAAACTGGGGCTTCGGGATAGGCTGGTGCTGCATACCAATTTTGTGCCGAATGCTGCCGTAAGGCATTATTTCAGTGCTGCAGACCTAGTTGTACAGCCTTACAAACATGCTACACAGAGTGGCGTAACACAAGTTGCCTATCACTTTAACAAACCAATGGTAGTTACAAGAGTAGGTGGGTTGGCTGAAACAGTGCCAGACGGTAAAGTTGGCTATGTGGTGGAACCTCAGCCGCAGGCTATTGCCGAAGCCATAAATAAATTTTATACATCAGATAATACCTCAGGCTTTGCTGAAAATATAAGTGAACTAAAGGAACAGTTTAGTTGGAAAAAGTTTGCGCAGGCTGTTTGGGACCTTGCAACAATAAATAAGTAA